The following proteins come from a genomic window of Lycium ferocissimum isolate CSIRO_LF1 chromosome 4, AGI_CSIRO_Lferr_CH_V1, whole genome shotgun sequence:
- the LOC132052584 gene encoding uncharacterized protein LOC132052584 isoform X2, with the protein MEFMHRRKVDISLLLVAVLLILNFTNLEGLSAGPERRLVELDYASNAKQSNDTARIDPLDNFKKYRGGFDITNKHYWSSTIFTGIYGYAIAVLWLLCGLGYGLFPCYKRKHRQFKKRSTCYKHCYIWLTLSAIFLTILAITATGLVLGGSAKLCSRADTVVDIIIDTADGASDTIHTTTGALREMSIDLAVTDIGDEAANFLIPTSNSLDRQAADIRREAMKNKHLIEKGLETLYVVTTLVISLNLVGVIALTVFGILKFRRSFHLLIAVCWIFMILCWLLFGIYFFIDNFAGDTCTALESFQINPYNNSLSSILPCDELLSAESILYEVSEGIHRVVNTVNRELSTHYGNVAQICNPFSGPPEYNYEPDQNCPSSAIRIGDLPQNFLFLYEDNQDVGLH; encoded by the exons ATGGAATTTATGCATAGAAGGAAAGTAGATATATCCCTATTATTAGTTGCTGTCCTCCTTATCCTTAACTTCACTAATCTTGAAGGATTATCAGCCGGACCAG AAAGAAGATTAGTTGAATTAGATTATGCTTCAAACGCCAAGCAATCCAATGATACAGCGAGAATAGATCCTCTGGACAATTTCAAGAAATACAGAGGAGGATTTGACATTACAAATAAACATTATTGGAGC TCCACAATTTTTACAGGTATATATGGCTATGCCATTGCAGTGCTATGGCTCTTGTGTGGCTTAGGATATGGACTATTTCCCTGCTATAAAAGGAAACACAGGCAGTTTAAGAAGAGATCAACTTGTTATAAACACTGTTATATCTGGCTTACTCTCTCGGCTATTTTCTTGACAATTTTAGCTAT AACAGCTACAGGCCTGGTACTAGGAGGCAGTGCAAAACTTTGTTCAAGAGCAGATACAGTAGTGGACATTATAATTGATACAGCAGATGGAGCATCAGATACTATACATACTACTACTggagccttgagagagatgagcATTGACTTAGCAGTTACTGATATAGGTGATGAGGCTGCTAATTTCCTCATTCCCACCTCTAATAGTCTTGACAGACAGGCTGCTGATATACGTAGGGAAGCCATGAAGAATAAGCATTTAATCGAGAAAGGCCTCGAGACATT GTATGTAGTAACTACACTGGTTATTTCACTCAACTTGGTTGGTGTAATTGCCCTAACAG TATTTGGAATCCTCAAATTTCGAAGATCTTTTCACCT GCTGATTGCAGTGTGTTGGATCTTTATGATTCTGTGCTGGTTACTTTTTGGGATCTATTTCTTCATTGACAA CTTTGCTGGAGACACATGCACAGCTCTAGAAAGTTTCCAGATAAATCCCTACAACAACAGCTTGAGTTCAATCCTTCCCTGTGATGAATTACTCTCTGCAGAATCAATCCTATATGAAGTCAGTGAAGGGATTCATCGAGTAGTGAACACG GTAAATCGAGAGCTATCTACACATTATGGAAATGTTGCACAAATATGCAATCCATTCTCTGGTCCACCAGAATATAACTACGAGCCTGATCAGAACTGTCCATCTAGCGCAATCAGAATAGGAGACCTTCCTCAG AATTTTCTCTTCCTATATGAAGATAATCAAGATGTTGGCTTGCACTGA
- the LOC132052584 gene encoding uncharacterized protein LOC132052584 isoform X1, whose protein sequence is MEFMHRRKVDISLLLVAVLLILNFTNLEGLSAGPERRLVELDYASNAKQSNDTARIDPLDNFKKYRGGFDITNKHYWSSTIFTGIYGYAIAVLWLLCGLGYGLFPCYKRKHRQFKKRSTCYKHCYIWLTLSAIFLTILAITATGLVLGGSAKLCSRADTVVDIIIDTADGASDTIHTTTGALREMSIDLAVTDIGDEAANFLIPTSNSLDRQAADIRREAMKNKHLIEKGLETLYVVTTLVISLNLVGVIALTVFGILKFRRSFHLLIAVCWIFMILCWLLFGIYFFIDNFAGDTCTALESFQINPYNNSLSSILPCDELLSAESILYEVSEGIHRVVNTVNRELSTHYGNVAQICNPFSGPPEYNYEPDQNCPSSAIRIGDLPQIIKMLACTDTNCKGGVLISRRDFDNIEAYTTALKKILDVYPGMESLAECNTVYDSFSDILDKHCEPLEKNAHMTWGGLIFLSVVMVALVLVWTFDAHHEQNHHHRDFDSSVKPHSSAAIDMLELGTVKEAKADSNPSLVR, encoded by the exons ATGGAATTTATGCATAGAAGGAAAGTAGATATATCCCTATTATTAGTTGCTGTCCTCCTTATCCTTAACTTCACTAATCTTGAAGGATTATCAGCCGGACCAG AAAGAAGATTAGTTGAATTAGATTATGCTTCAAACGCCAAGCAATCCAATGATACAGCGAGAATAGATCCTCTGGACAATTTCAAGAAATACAGAGGAGGATTTGACATTACAAATAAACATTATTGGAGC TCCACAATTTTTACAGGTATATATGGCTATGCCATTGCAGTGCTATGGCTCTTGTGTGGCTTAGGATATGGACTATTTCCCTGCTATAAAAGGAAACACAGGCAGTTTAAGAAGAGATCAACTTGTTATAAACACTGTTATATCTGGCTTACTCTCTCGGCTATTTTCTTGACAATTTTAGCTAT AACAGCTACAGGCCTGGTACTAGGAGGCAGTGCAAAACTTTGTTCAAGAGCAGATACAGTAGTGGACATTATAATTGATACAGCAGATGGAGCATCAGATACTATACATACTACTACTggagccttgagagagatgagcATTGACTTAGCAGTTACTGATATAGGTGATGAGGCTGCTAATTTCCTCATTCCCACCTCTAATAGTCTTGACAGACAGGCTGCTGATATACGTAGGGAAGCCATGAAGAATAAGCATTTAATCGAGAAAGGCCTCGAGACATT GTATGTAGTAACTACACTGGTTATTTCACTCAACTTGGTTGGTGTAATTGCCCTAACAG TATTTGGAATCCTCAAATTTCGAAGATCTTTTCACCT GCTGATTGCAGTGTGTTGGATCTTTATGATTCTGTGCTGGTTACTTTTTGGGATCTATTTCTTCATTGACAA CTTTGCTGGAGACACATGCACAGCTCTAGAAAGTTTCCAGATAAATCCCTACAACAACAGCTTGAGTTCAATCCTTCCCTGTGATGAATTACTCTCTGCAGAATCAATCCTATATGAAGTCAGTGAAGGGATTCATCGAGTAGTGAACACG GTAAATCGAGAGCTATCTACACATTATGGAAATGTTGCACAAATATGCAATCCATTCTCTGGTCCACCAGAATATAACTACGAGCCTGATCAGAACTGTCCATCTAGCGCAATCAGAATAGGAGACCTTCCTCAG ATAATCAAGATGTTGGCTTGCACTGATACAAACTGCAAAGGCGGAGTCTTGATCTCTCGTAGGGACTTCGATAACATCGAGGCATACACAACTGCTCTTAAAAAGATACTGGATGTATACCCCGGAATGGAAAGTCTAGCAGAATGTAACACAGTGTATGATTCGTTCTCCGATATCCTTGACAAACATTGTGAACCATTAGAGAAAAACGCGCATATGACATGGGGAGGACTTATTTTCCTATCAGTAGTAATGGTCGCATTAGTCCTCGTGTGGACATTCGATGCACACCatgaacagaatcatcatcatcgcgaCTTTGATAGTTCTGTCAAGCCTCATTCTTCTGCAGCAATAGATATGCTAGAATTAGGCACAGTTAAAGAAGCCAAGGCTGATTCTAATCCTAGTTTAGTAAGGTAA
- the LOC132052583 gene encoding uncharacterized protein LOC132052583 isoform X3, which produces MESQPTSPGFGASLQLKDCIEELLRFTLASSIDSTLEINLGLSKDYCSTLLQDNSSNLLPNSTSGLSVGVPLYPLYKHLAASLYEAISSEALPMTENKIAEMQESSSLKQKEEDWASLIKEKGSYLLNVLKSVDFEIHVQEPYFSLLRNGKKTIEGRCAVGHYNKYDFIMTCMHFAYSIDCFCPLLVKLVVLNADSQGLQSMVSFLDVSIEPGAFILVNKCLVLQVQDVHHYHSFREMLEAESLQEVLPGVDTAEEGVQVYRKFYSEEKERSNGVLAIGVKKLASQPSIYLGSMLSELSYAGVQRLLGFVCTVGTVSEALPPPASTLISSFLLPHNPNAKGCTLTDGARALSKHVNRSSDSYWGSFSGSG; this is translated from the exons ATGGAATCTCAACCAACATCACCAGGATTTGGAGCGTCACTGCAACTGAAAGACTGCATAGAAGAGTTGCTGAGGTTCACACTTGCTTCTTCCATAGACAGCACTCTTGAAATTAACTTGGGTCTCTCCAAAGACTACTGCTCCACCCTCTTACAAGACAATTCTTCCAACCTACTTCCCAATTCCACTAGTG GTCTTTCTGTAGGAGTTCCGTTATATCCTTTATACAAGCACCTTGCAGCATCCTTATATGAGGCCATTTCTTCTGAAGCCTTGCCAATGACAGAAAACAAAATTGCAGAAATGCAAGAAAGTAGTTCTTTGAAGCAAAAGGAAGAAGACTGGGCTAGTTTAATAAAGGAAAAAGGTTCTTATTTGCTCAAT GTGCTAAAATCTGTGGACTTTGAAATCCATGTTCAGGAGCCTTACTTCTCCCTGCTTAGAA ATGGAAAGAAAACAATTGAAGGAAGGTGTGCTGTTGGACATTATAATAAGTATGACTTCATTATGACTTGCATGCATTTTGCTTACTCTATTGACTGCTTCTGCCCTCTCCTCGTTAAACTTGTTGTGCTTAATGCTGATTCTCAAGGTCTCCAATCA ATGGTTTCTTTTTTGGATGTTAGCATTGAACCAGGTGCTTTCATCCTCGTCAACAAATGTTTAGTTCTTCAAGTTCAG GATGtccatcattatcattcatttCGCGAGATGTTAGAAGCAGAGAGTCTTCAAGAAGTTCTTCCTGGAGTTGATACCGCTGAAGAAG GTGTCCAAGTTTACCGGAAATTTTACtcagaagagaaagaaaggtcaaatGGTGTTCTTGCTATCGGTGTTAAGAAGCTGGCTTCTCAGCCTTCCATTTATCTGGGTTCCATGCTTTCT GAACTCAGCTATGCAGGTGTTCAGAGGCTTTTAGGATTTGTATGCACAGTTGGAACAGTTTCTGAGGCACTTCCACCACCAGCATCTACTCTAATCTCATCATTTCTGTTGCCACATAATCCAAAT GCTAAAGGTTGTACCTTGACTGATGGAGCGAGGGCATTGTCAAAGCATGTGAACAGGAGCAGCGACAGCTACTGGGGTAGTTTTTCTGGAAGTGGTTAG
- the LOC132052583 gene encoding uncharacterized protein LOC132052583 isoform X1 has product MESQPTSPGFGASLQLKDCIEELLRFTLASSIDSTLEINLGLSKDYCSTLLQDNSSNLLPNSTSGLSVGVPLYPLYKHLAASLYEAISSEALPMTENKIAEMQESSSLKQKEEDWASLIKEKGSYLLNVLKSVDFEIHVQEPYFSLLRNGKKTIEGRCAVGHYNKYDFIMTCMHFAYSIDCFCPLLVKLVVLNADSQGLQSMVSFLDVSIEPGAFILVNKCLVLQVQDVHHYHSFREMLEAESLQEVLPGVDTAEEGVQVYRKFYSEEKERSNGVLAIGVKKLASQPSIYLGSMLSELSYAGVQRLLGFVCTVGTVSEALPPPASTLISSFLLPHNPNAKGCTLTDGARALSKHVNRSSDSYWGSFSGSDSDKNRVALDVISDLITHCCWMNVHIVPPHGVVFEIRVANGYGARWSKDGSKFIGFLEPYMEDGHSKGWRH; this is encoded by the exons ATGGAATCTCAACCAACATCACCAGGATTTGGAGCGTCACTGCAACTGAAAGACTGCATAGAAGAGTTGCTGAGGTTCACACTTGCTTCTTCCATAGACAGCACTCTTGAAATTAACTTGGGTCTCTCCAAAGACTACTGCTCCACCCTCTTACAAGACAATTCTTCCAACCTACTTCCCAATTCCACTAGTG GTCTTTCTGTAGGAGTTCCGTTATATCCTTTATACAAGCACCTTGCAGCATCCTTATATGAGGCCATTTCTTCTGAAGCCTTGCCAATGACAGAAAACAAAATTGCAGAAATGCAAGAAAGTAGTTCTTTGAAGCAAAAGGAAGAAGACTGGGCTAGTTTAATAAAGGAAAAAGGTTCTTATTTGCTCAAT GTGCTAAAATCTGTGGACTTTGAAATCCATGTTCAGGAGCCTTACTTCTCCCTGCTTAGAA ATGGAAAGAAAACAATTGAAGGAAGGTGTGCTGTTGGACATTATAATAAGTATGACTTCATTATGACTTGCATGCATTTTGCTTACTCTATTGACTGCTTCTGCCCTCTCCTCGTTAAACTTGTTGTGCTTAATGCTGATTCTCAAGGTCTCCAATCA ATGGTTTCTTTTTTGGATGTTAGCATTGAACCAGGTGCTTTCATCCTCGTCAACAAATGTTTAGTTCTTCAAGTTCAG GATGtccatcattatcattcatttCGCGAGATGTTAGAAGCAGAGAGTCTTCAAGAAGTTCTTCCTGGAGTTGATACCGCTGAAGAAG GTGTCCAAGTTTACCGGAAATTTTACtcagaagagaaagaaaggtcaaatGGTGTTCTTGCTATCGGTGTTAAGAAGCTGGCTTCTCAGCCTTCCATTTATCTGGGTTCCATGCTTTCT GAACTCAGCTATGCAGGTGTTCAGAGGCTTTTAGGATTTGTATGCACAGTTGGAACAGTTTCTGAGGCACTTCCACCACCAGCATCTACTCTAATCTCATCATTTCTGTTGCCACATAATCCAAAT GCTAAAGGTTGTACCTTGACTGATGGAGCGAGGGCATTGTCAAAGCATGTGAACAGGAGCAGCGACAGCTACTGGGGTAGTTTTTCTGGAAGTG ATTCCGACAAAAATAGGGTTGCCCTGGATGTCATCAGCGACTTGATAACTCATTGCTGCTGGATGAATGTGCATATTGTTCCACCACATGGGGTTGTTTTTGAGATAAGAGTTGCTAATGGTTATGGTGCACGGTGGTCCAAAGATGGAAGTAAG TTTATTGGTTTTCTTGAGCCCTATATGGAGGATGGCCATTCAAAGGGATGGAGGCACTGA
- the LOC132052583 gene encoding uncharacterized protein LOC132052583 isoform X2, which yields MESQPTSPGFGASLQLKDCIEELLRFTLASSIDSTLEINLGLSKDYCSTLLQDNSSNLLPNSTSGLSVGVPLYPLYKHLAASLYEAISSEALPMTENKIAEMQESSSLKQKEEDWASLIKEKGSYLLNVLKSVDFEIHVQEPYFSLLRNGKKTIEGRCAVGHYNNIEPGAFILVNKCLVLQVQDVHHYHSFREMLEAESLQEVLPGVDTAEEGVQVYRKFYSEEKERSNGVLAIGVKKLASQPSIYLGSMLSELSYAGVQRLLGFVCTVGTVSEALPPPASTLISSFLLPHNPNAKGCTLTDGARALSKHVNRSSDSYWGSFSGSDSDKNRVALDVISDLITHCCWMNVHIVPPHGVVFEIRVANGYGARWSKDGSKFIGFLEPYMEDGHSKGWRH from the exons ATGGAATCTCAACCAACATCACCAGGATTTGGAGCGTCACTGCAACTGAAAGACTGCATAGAAGAGTTGCTGAGGTTCACACTTGCTTCTTCCATAGACAGCACTCTTGAAATTAACTTGGGTCTCTCCAAAGACTACTGCTCCACCCTCTTACAAGACAATTCTTCCAACCTACTTCCCAATTCCACTAGTG GTCTTTCTGTAGGAGTTCCGTTATATCCTTTATACAAGCACCTTGCAGCATCCTTATATGAGGCCATTTCTTCTGAAGCCTTGCCAATGACAGAAAACAAAATTGCAGAAATGCAAGAAAGTAGTTCTTTGAAGCAAAAGGAAGAAGACTGGGCTAGTTTAATAAAGGAAAAAGGTTCTTATTTGCTCAAT GTGCTAAAATCTGTGGACTTTGAAATCCATGTTCAGGAGCCTTACTTCTCCCTGCTTAGAA ATGGAAAGAAAACAATTGAAGGAAGGTGTGCTGTTGGACATTATAATAA CATTGAACCAGGTGCTTTCATCCTCGTCAACAAATGTTTAGTTCTTCAAGTTCAG GATGtccatcattatcattcatttCGCGAGATGTTAGAAGCAGAGAGTCTTCAAGAAGTTCTTCCTGGAGTTGATACCGCTGAAGAAG GTGTCCAAGTTTACCGGAAATTTTACtcagaagagaaagaaaggtcaaatGGTGTTCTTGCTATCGGTGTTAAGAAGCTGGCTTCTCAGCCTTCCATTTATCTGGGTTCCATGCTTTCT GAACTCAGCTATGCAGGTGTTCAGAGGCTTTTAGGATTTGTATGCACAGTTGGAACAGTTTCTGAGGCACTTCCACCACCAGCATCTACTCTAATCTCATCATTTCTGTTGCCACATAATCCAAAT GCTAAAGGTTGTACCTTGACTGATGGAGCGAGGGCATTGTCAAAGCATGTGAACAGGAGCAGCGACAGCTACTGGGGTAGTTTTTCTGGAAGTG ATTCCGACAAAAATAGGGTTGCCCTGGATGTCATCAGCGACTTGATAACTCATTGCTGCTGGATGAATGTGCATATTGTTCCACCACATGGGGTTGTTTTTGAGATAAGAGTTGCTAATGGTTATGGTGCACGGTGGTCCAAAGATGGAAGTAAG TTTATTGGTTTTCTTGAGCCCTATATGGAGGATGGCCATTCAAAGGGATGGAGGCACTGA